In Caretta caretta isolate rCarCar2 chromosome 4, rCarCar1.hap1, whole genome shotgun sequence, one genomic interval encodes:
- the CASP3 gene encoding caspase-3 — MADIKDGLQSGHDEADAKSLFGPQGKSLPVSKSMDSGIQPDESYKMDYPEIGICIIINNKNFLPATGMSFRSGTDADAARIRDTFMTLGYKVNLHNDRTGKQMFDILQNVAKDDHSNRSSFVCVLLSHGEDGLIYGTDGPLELKILTGLFRGDRCKSLVGKPKLFFFQACRGTELDSGVETDSSSEENTCQKMPVEADFLYAYSTVPGYYSWRNSSEGSWFIQSLCLMLKQHAKKLELMQILTRVNRKVAEFRSYSNQPGFHGKKQIPCIVSMLTKELYFTH, encoded by the exons ATGGCAGATATAAAAGATGGACTGCAATCAGGTCATGATGAGGCAGATGCAAAATCTCTCTTTGGTCCCCAAGG AAAGAGCCTGCCTGTTAGCAAATCCATGGACTCTGGAATACAGCCAGATGAGAGTTACAAAATGGATTATCCAGAAATTGGGAtatgtataataataaataataagaactTCCTGCCAGCAACTG GAATGTCATTCCGATCTGGTACTGATGCAGATGCTGCACGCATCAGAGATACTTTTATGACTTTGGGATATAAAGTCAACCTTCACAATGATCGTACAGGGAAGCAAATGTTTGACATCTTGCAAAATG TTGCTAAAGATGATCACAGCAATCGAAgcagttttgtttgtgtgttgttAAGTCATGGTGAAGATGGATTAATCTATGGTACAGATGGTCCTCTTGAATTGAAAATATTAACAGGCCTGTTCAGAGGAGACAGATGTAAGAGTCTTGTGGGAAAGCCAAAACTTTTCTTCTTTCAG GCTTGTAGAGGGACAGAATTAGATTCTGGCGTTGAGACAGACAGTAGCTCAGAGGAAAATACCTGTCAGAAAATGCCTGTAGAAGCAGACTTCCTATATGCATATTCTACTGTTCCAG GCTATTACTCGTGGAGAAACTCATCAGAAGGCTCCTGGTTTATTCAGTCGCTATGTTTGATGCTGAAACAACATGCAAAGAAACTTGAGCTTATGCAGATACTAACACGTGTAAATCGCAAGGTGGCAGAATTTCGTTCGTATTCAAATCAACCAGGTTTTCATGGAAAGAAGCAGATTCCATGTATTGTGTCCATGCTCACCAAAGAACTGTACTTCACTCACTAA